The Anguilla rostrata isolate EN2019 chromosome 18, ASM1855537v3, whole genome shotgun sequence genome has a window encoding:
- the entpd6 gene encoding ectonucleoside triphosphate diphosphohydrolase 6 isoform X1 produces the protein MKFPRLAAAFLLLASLVVYLTYVRKPGVSKLPPPPHHLSRTVLPDLSRDRFQYGIMIDAGSTGTRIHVFQFLLGENAAPQLSHETFRAIKPGLSAYADDPDKCRDGVQELLEVAKGTVPKSQWNSTPLVLKATAGLRLLPGEKATHLLDKVRAVFTESPFLSRGDSVSIMDGTEEGISAWITINFLIGGLHDTDRSTVGTLDLGGGSTQITFSPQDEKSIQTSPIDYITSFQMFNHTHTLYSHSYLGLGLMSARLAILGGVEGQPLEGSTELVSPCLAPESSEHWRHAEVDYTVKGQKAGEPIYESCLRKVEKVLYRKVKKAEEAKDVNFYAFSYYYDRAVDIGVIAENKGGAIKVNDYIEAAKEVCNSMAETPPKHSFLCLDLTYISVLLQELGFPKDKELKLARKVNDVETSWALGATFHYVESHLRD, from the exons ATGAAGTTTCCGAGGTTAGCCGCCGCGTTTCTTCTCCTGGCAAGTTTGGTGGTCTACCTGACGTACGTGAGAAAGCCGGGGGTCTCCaagctgccgccgccgccgcaccaTCTCTCCAGAACGGTCTTGCCCGACCTCAGCAGGGACCGTTTCCAGTATGGGATTATGATCGACGCGGGGAGCACTGGGACACGGATTCACGTCTTCCAGTTTCTGCTAGGAGAAAATG cAGCACCACAGTTATCCCATGAAACTTTCAGAGCAATAAAACCAGGTCTGTCTGCATATGCGGATGATCCAGATAAG TGTCGGGACGGGGTCCAGGAGCTTTTGGAGGTGGCCAAGGGGACTGTACCCAAGTCCCAGTGGAACAGCACCCCCCTGGTCCTAAAAGCTACAGCGGGGCTTCGGCTGCTGCCTGGGGAGAAGGCCACACACCTTCTGGACAAG GTACGGGCGGTCTTTACGGAGTCGCCCTTCCTGTCCAGAGGGGACAGCGTGTCTATCATGGACGGCACAGAAGAAG GTATTTCAGCATGGATCACAATCAACTTCTTAATAG GGGGTCTCCACGATACAGATCGGAGTACGGTCGGCACGCTGGATTTAGGAGGGGGCTCCACGCAAATCACCTTCTCCCCACAGGATGAG AAATCCATCCAGACCTCGCCCATTGATTACATAACCTCGTTTCAGATGTTcaatcacacccacacactctacTCACACAG CTACCTGGGCCTTGGGCTGATGTCAGCCAGGCTGGCGATCCTGGGAGGAGTGGAAGGCCAGCCTC TAGAGGGCAGCACAGAGCTGGTCAGCCCCTGCCTGGCTCCTGAAAGCTCAGAGCACTGGAGACATGCGGAAGTGGACTACACTGTGAAAGGACAGAAGGCAG GGGAGCCCATATACGAGTCCTGCCTCCGGAAGGTGGAGAAGGTTCTCTACAGGAAGGTGAAAAAAGCAGAGGAGGCCAAAGATGTAAACTTCTACGCCTTCTCCTACTACTACGACAGAGCGGTGGACATCGGGGTCATTG CTGAAAACAAAGGAGGTGCTATTAAAGTAAATGACTACATTGAAGCCGCCAAGGAGG TGTGCAACAGTATGGCGGAGACTCCACCCAAACACTCCTTCCTCTGCCTGGACCTGACCTACATATCGGTGCTGCTGCAAGAGCTGGGCTTTCCAAAGGACAAAGAGTTAAAG CTGGCGAGGAAGGTAAACGACGTGGAGACCAGCTGGGCGCTAGGAGCGACTTTCCATTACGTCGAGTCGCACTTGAGAGACTGA
- the entpd6 gene encoding ectonucleoside triphosphate diphosphohydrolase 6 isoform X3: MKFPRLAAAFLLLASLVVYLTYVRKPGVSKLPPPPHHLSRTVLPDLSRDRFQYGIMIDAGSTGTRIHVFQFLLGENAAPQLSHETFRAIKPGLSAYADDPDKCRDGVQELLEVAKGTVPKSQWNSTPLVLKATAGLRLLPGEKATHLLDKVRAVFTESPFLSRGDSVSIMDGTEEGISAWITINFLIGGLHDTDRSTVGTLDLGGGSTQITFSPQDEKSIQTSPIDYITSFQMFNHTHTLYSHSYLGLGLMSARLAILGGVEGQPQGSTELVSPCLAPESSEHWRHAEVDYTVKGQKAGEPIYESCLRKVEKVLYRKVKKAEEAKDVNFYAFSYYYDRAVDIGVIAENKGGAIKVNDYIEAAKEVCNSMAETPPKHSFLCLDLTYISVLLQELGFPKDKELKLARKVNDVETSWALGATFHYVESHLRD; the protein is encoded by the exons ATGAAGTTTCCGAGGTTAGCCGCCGCGTTTCTTCTCCTGGCAAGTTTGGTGGTCTACCTGACGTACGTGAGAAAGCCGGGGGTCTCCaagctgccgccgccgccgcaccaTCTCTCCAGAACGGTCTTGCCCGACCTCAGCAGGGACCGTTTCCAGTATGGGATTATGATCGACGCGGGGAGCACTGGGACACGGATTCACGTCTTCCAGTTTCTGCTAGGAGAAAATG cAGCACCACAGTTATCCCATGAAACTTTCAGAGCAATAAAACCAGGTCTGTCTGCATATGCGGATGATCCAGATAAG TGTCGGGACGGGGTCCAGGAGCTTTTGGAGGTGGCCAAGGGGACTGTACCCAAGTCCCAGTGGAACAGCACCCCCCTGGTCCTAAAAGCTACAGCGGGGCTTCGGCTGCTGCCTGGGGAGAAGGCCACACACCTTCTGGACAAG GTACGGGCGGTCTTTACGGAGTCGCCCTTCCTGTCCAGAGGGGACAGCGTGTCTATCATGGACGGCACAGAAGAAG GTATTTCAGCATGGATCACAATCAACTTCTTAATAG GGGGTCTCCACGATACAGATCGGAGTACGGTCGGCACGCTGGATTTAGGAGGGGGCTCCACGCAAATCACCTTCTCCCCACAGGATGAG AAATCCATCCAGACCTCGCCCATTGATTACATAACCTCGTTTCAGATGTTcaatcacacccacacactctacTCACACAG CTACCTGGGCCTTGGGCTGATGTCAGCCAGGCTGGCGATCCTGGGAGGAGTGGAAGGCCAGCCTC AGGGCAGCACAGAGCTGGTCAGCCCCTGCCTGGCTCCTGAAAGCTCAGAGCACTGGAGACATGCGGAAGTGGACTACACTGTGAAAGGACAGAAGGCAG GGGAGCCCATATACGAGTCCTGCCTCCGGAAGGTGGAGAAGGTTCTCTACAGGAAGGTGAAAAAAGCAGAGGAGGCCAAAGATGTAAACTTCTACGCCTTCTCCTACTACTACGACAGAGCGGTGGACATCGGGGTCATTG CTGAAAACAAAGGAGGTGCTATTAAAGTAAATGACTACATTGAAGCCGCCAAGGAGG TGTGCAACAGTATGGCGGAGACTCCACCCAAACACTCCTTCCTCTGCCTGGACCTGACCTACATATCGGTGCTGCTGCAAGAGCTGGGCTTTCCAAAGGACAAAGAGTTAAAG CTGGCGAGGAAGGTAAACGACGTGGAGACCAGCTGGGCGCTAGGAGCGACTTTCCATTACGTCGAGTCGCACTTGAGAGACTGA
- the entpd6 gene encoding ectonucleoside triphosphate diphosphohydrolase 6 isoform X2 — MKFPRLAAAFLLLASLVVYLTYVRKPGVSKLPPPPHHLSRTVLPDLSRDRFQYGIMIDAGSTGTRIHVFQFLLGENAPQLSHETFRAIKPGLSAYADDPDKCRDGVQELLEVAKGTVPKSQWNSTPLVLKATAGLRLLPGEKATHLLDKVRAVFTESPFLSRGDSVSIMDGTEEGISAWITINFLIGGLHDTDRSTVGTLDLGGGSTQITFSPQDEKSIQTSPIDYITSFQMFNHTHTLYSHSYLGLGLMSARLAILGGVEGQPLEGSTELVSPCLAPESSEHWRHAEVDYTVKGQKAGEPIYESCLRKVEKVLYRKVKKAEEAKDVNFYAFSYYYDRAVDIGVIAENKGGAIKVNDYIEAAKEVCNSMAETPPKHSFLCLDLTYISVLLQELGFPKDKELKLARKVNDVETSWALGATFHYVESHLRD; from the exons ATGAAGTTTCCGAGGTTAGCCGCCGCGTTTCTTCTCCTGGCAAGTTTGGTGGTCTACCTGACGTACGTGAGAAAGCCGGGGGTCTCCaagctgccgccgccgccgcaccaTCTCTCCAGAACGGTCTTGCCCGACCTCAGCAGGGACCGTTTCCAGTATGGGATTATGATCGACGCGGGGAGCACTGGGACACGGATTCACGTCTTCCAGTTTCTGCTAGGAGAAAATG CACCACAGTTATCCCATGAAACTTTCAGAGCAATAAAACCAGGTCTGTCTGCATATGCGGATGATCCAGATAAG TGTCGGGACGGGGTCCAGGAGCTTTTGGAGGTGGCCAAGGGGACTGTACCCAAGTCCCAGTGGAACAGCACCCCCCTGGTCCTAAAAGCTACAGCGGGGCTTCGGCTGCTGCCTGGGGAGAAGGCCACACACCTTCTGGACAAG GTACGGGCGGTCTTTACGGAGTCGCCCTTCCTGTCCAGAGGGGACAGCGTGTCTATCATGGACGGCACAGAAGAAG GTATTTCAGCATGGATCACAATCAACTTCTTAATAG GGGGTCTCCACGATACAGATCGGAGTACGGTCGGCACGCTGGATTTAGGAGGGGGCTCCACGCAAATCACCTTCTCCCCACAGGATGAG AAATCCATCCAGACCTCGCCCATTGATTACATAACCTCGTTTCAGATGTTcaatcacacccacacactctacTCACACAG CTACCTGGGCCTTGGGCTGATGTCAGCCAGGCTGGCGATCCTGGGAGGAGTGGAAGGCCAGCCTC TAGAGGGCAGCACAGAGCTGGTCAGCCCCTGCCTGGCTCCTGAAAGCTCAGAGCACTGGAGACATGCGGAAGTGGACTACACTGTGAAAGGACAGAAGGCAG GGGAGCCCATATACGAGTCCTGCCTCCGGAAGGTGGAGAAGGTTCTCTACAGGAAGGTGAAAAAAGCAGAGGAGGCCAAAGATGTAAACTTCTACGCCTTCTCCTACTACTACGACAGAGCGGTGGACATCGGGGTCATTG CTGAAAACAAAGGAGGTGCTATTAAAGTAAATGACTACATTGAAGCCGCCAAGGAGG TGTGCAACAGTATGGCGGAGACTCCACCCAAACACTCCTTCCTCTGCCTGGACCTGACCTACATATCGGTGCTGCTGCAAGAGCTGGGCTTTCCAAAGGACAAAGAGTTAAAG CTGGCGAGGAAGGTAAACGACGTGGAGACCAGCTGGGCGCTAGGAGCGACTTTCCATTACGTCGAGTCGCACTTGAGAGACTGA